The Vespa velutina chromosome 25, iVesVel2.1, whole genome shotgun sequence genome has a segment encoding these proteins:
- the LOC124957406 gene encoding fatty acyl-CoA reductase wat-like, protein MENNSENRFRKANMIDVVPERGEQEIALSESSLRDATETKYAPVYIQPIEDNYELTPIQKFYSGQSIFITGGTGFIGKLLIEKLLRECPGITCIYLLMRTKKKKSVHQRMKELIENSLFSTLREKQPTFQNRIVPIKGDCTLPNLDISMVDRATLIREVSIIFHVAATVKFNEKIKLATEINVGSVKDIINLSKEMPKLKSVVHVSTAYSNCFHIPLEEKFYDPPIDPDKLINLVDCINEKLLDDITPQLLGIWPNTYVYTKTVAENFIKKHAESIPIGIFRPGIVISTYREPIQGWIDNVYGPTGITINVFMGLMRIHHCDRLINVDMVPGDLTANGIIACAWEIANNRKSNEDIPIYNYISKDNAFTFGRFLEKIHTYAELVPSEKAIWCPIFEITKYRLIYLFYVCFVHLLPALIIDTISLCRGKNPRLLRMYIKIHEMSDLLSYFCINEKTFTNERWNELLRKLTPEDRELFFCDMKDLVWNTYFETYFTGVRKYILKDPIETVPQARIKRRRFYLMYQGLKLLIACVLLIITWAMISRLLVTFGSP, encoded by the exons ATATATTCAACCCATCGAGGATAATTACGAACTTACACCCATTCAAAAATTTTACAGTGGtcaaagtatttttataactGGTGGAACAGGATTCATAGGAAAGTTATTGATCGAGAAACTGTTAAGAGAATGTCCCGGTATCACTTGCATTTATCTTTTGATgcgcacaaaaaaaaaaaaaagtgtacaTCAACGGATGAAAGAACTAATCGAAAATTCT TTATTTTCCACtttgagagagaaacaacCAACATTCCAGAATCGTATAGTCCCAATCAAGGGCGATTGTACCTTGCCGAATCTCGATATCTCAATGGTCGATAGAGCTACATTAATACGCGAGGtctcaattatttttcatgttGCCGCAACCGTCAAGttcaacgagaaaataaaattggcgACAGAAATCAACGTTGGAAGTGTAAAGGACATAATAAATTTGTCCAAAGAAATGCCAAAACTGAAG AGTGTTGTGCATGTATCAACAGCTTATTCCAATTGTTTTCATATTCCACttgaagagaaattttatgaCCCACCGATAGATCCTGATAAGTTGATAAATTTGGTGGActgtataaatgaaaaattgctCGACGATATTACCCCACA ATTACTCGGAATATGGCCAAATACTTATGTTTATACGAAAACAGTCGcagagaattttataaaaaagcaTGCTGAGTCTATACCGATTGGAATATTTCGGCCGGGAATAG TGATATCAACTTATCGAGAACCTATTCAAGGATGGATCGATAACGTGTACGGACCAACAGGAATCacaataaatgtttttatggGATTAATGAGAATTCACCACTGCGATAGATTGATAAATGTGGACATGGTTCCTGGAGATTTGACCGCCAATGGAATAATCGCTTGCGCATGGGAGATTGCAAATAATCGAAA ATCCAACGAAGATATTCccatttacaattatatatcaaaGGACAATGCATTCACTTTCGGCAGATTTTTGGAaaagatacatacgtatgcagAATTGGTACCGTCTGAAAAAGCAATTTGGTGCCCCATCtttgaaataacaaaatatcggTTGATCTATCTTTTCTACGTATGTTTTGTACATTTACTACCAGCTCTTATAATCGATACAATCTCTTTGTGCAGGGGTAAAAACCCAAG GTTACTCAGAATGTACATTAAAATTCACGAAATGTCAGATCTACTTagttatttttgtataaacgaaaaaacatTTACGAATGAAAGATGGAACGAATTGTTGAGGAAGTTGACGCCCGAAGATCGTGAATTATTCTTTTGTGATATGAAGGATCTCGTTTGGAATACTTATTTTGAAACATATTTCACAGgtgtaagaaaatatattttaaaggatCCTATTGAGACAGTCCCACAAGCTCGTATAAAAAGGCGaag GTTTTATTTGATGTATCAAGGATTGAAACTTCTTATCGCCTGTGTCCTACTTATCATCACATGGGCTATGATTTCCAGGCTGCTTGTAACGTTTGGATCTCCGTAA
- the LOC124957238 gene encoding fatty acyl-CoA reductase wat-like, producing MVDRATLIREVSIIFHVAATVKFNEKIKLATEINVGSVKDIINLSKEMSKLKSVVHVSTAYSNCFQIPLEEKFYDPPIDPDKLINLVDCINEKLLDDITPQYMVHLITLTQLFDCRLLGKWPNTYVYTKTVAENFIKKHAESVPIGIFRPGIVISTYREPIQGWVDNVYGPTGITINVFVGLMRIHHCDRSINVDMVPGDLTANGIIASAWEIGNNRNLQLRLCLQIDLEKVELIEALRRRRRNKSSC from the exons ATGGTCGATAGAGCAACATTAATACGCGAGGtctcaattatttttcatgtcGCCGCAACCGTTAAGttcaacgagaaaataaaattggcgACAGAAATCAACGTTGGAAGTGTAAAGGACATAATAAATTTGTCGAAAGAAATGTCAAAACTGAAG AGTGTTGTGCATGTATCAACGGCTTATTCCAATTGTTTTCAAATTCCACTTGAGGAGAAATTTTATGACCCACCGATAGATCCCGACAAGTTGATAAATTTGGTGGActgtataaatgaaaaattgctCGACGATATTACCCCACAGTAC atGGTGCACTTAATTACACTCACACAATTGTTTGATTGTAGATTACTCGGAAAATGGCCAAATACTTATGTTTATACGAAAACAGTCGcagagaattttataaaaaagcaTGCTGAGTCTGTACCGATTGGAATATTTCGGCCGGGAATCG TGATATCAACTTATCGAGAACCTATTCAAGGATGGGTCGACAACGTGTACGGACCAACAGGAATCACAATAAATGTTTTTGTGGGATTAATGCGAATTCACCACTGCGATAGATCGATAAATGTGGACATGGTTCCTGGAGATTTGACCGCCAATGGAATAATCGCTAGCGCATGGGAGATTGGAAATAATCGAAA tttACAGTTACGCTTATGTTTACAAATCGATTTGGAAAAAGTAGAATTGATAGAAGCTcttaggaggaggaggcggaACAAAAGTAGTTGTTGA
- the LOC124957407 gene encoding fatty acyl-CoA reductase wat-like isoform X1 — protein MENNSENRFRKANMIDVVPERGEQEIALSESSLRDATETKYAPVYIQPIEDNYELTPIQKFYSGQSIFITGGTGFIGKLLIEKLLRECPGITCIYLLIRTKKEKSVHQRMKELIENSLFSTLREKLPTFQNRIVPIKGDCTLPNLDISMVDRATLIREVSIIFHVAATVKFNEKIKLATEINVGSVKDIINLSKEMPKLKSVVHVSTAYSNCFHIPLEEKFYDPPIDPDKLINLVDCINEKLLDDITPQLLGKWPNTYVYTKTVAENLIKKRADSIPIGIFRPGIVISTYREPIRGWIDNKNGPIGVTTSVFMGLMRTHYCDGSINVDFVPGDFTTNGIIASAWEIANNRKSNEDIPIYNYISKDNPFTYGRFIEMILTYGELVPFEKAIWCPIFEITKYRSIYLFYVYFLHLLPALIIDTFSLCRGKNPRLLRMYIKIHEMSDLLSYFCINEKTFTNERWNELLRKLTPEDRELFFCDMKDLVWNTYFETYFTGVRKYILKDPIETLPQARIKWRRFYLMHQGLKLIIACVLLIITWAMIYRLLITFGSL, from the exons atggaaaataattctgaga ATCGATTTAGAAAAGCAAATATGATAGACGTAGTGCCAGAAAGAGGTGAACAAGAAATAGCCCTATCGGAAAGTTCTTTGAGAGATGCTACGGAAACTAAATATGCGCCTGTATATATTCAACCCATCGAGGATAATTACGAACTTACACCCATTCAAAAATTTTACAGTGGtcaaagtatttttataacaGGTGGAACAGGATTCATAGGAAAGTTATTGATCGAAAAATTGCTAAGAGAATGTCCCGGTATCACTTGCATTTATCTTTTGATAcgcacaaaaaaagaaaaaagtgtacATCAACGCATGAAAGAACTAATCGAAAATTCT TTATTTTCCACTTTGAGAGAGAAACTACCAACATTCCAGAATCGTATAGTCCCAATCAAGGGCGACTGTACCTTGCCGAATCTGGATATCTCAATGGTCGATAGAGCTACATTAATACGCGAGGtctcaattatttttcatgttGCCGCAACCGTTAAGttcaacgagaaaataaaattggcgACAGAAATCAACGTTGGAAGTGTAAAGGACATAATAAATTTGTCCAAAGAAATGCCAAAACTGAAG AGTGTTGTGCATGTATCAACGGCTTATTCGAATTGTTTTCATATTCCACTTGAGGAGAAATTTTATGACCCACCGATAGATCCCGACAAGTTGATAAATTTGGTGGActgtataaatgaaaaattgctCGACGATATTACCCCACA ATTACTCGGAAAATGGCCAAATACTTATGTTTATACGAAAACAGTCGCAGAGAATCTTATAAAAAAGCGTGCTGACTCTATACCGATTGGAATATTTCGTCCAGGAATTG tGATATCCACGTACCGAGAACCTATCCGAGGATGGATCGACAACAAAAACGGACCAATAGGAGTTACAACAAGTGTTTTTATGGGATTAATGCGAACTCACTATTGTGATGGATCGATAAATGTGGACTTCGTGCCTGGAGATTTTACCACCAATGGAATAATCGCTAGCGCATGGGAAATTGCAAATAATCGAAA ATCCAATGAAGATATTCccatttacaattatatatcaaaGGACAATCCATTCACTTACGGCAGATTTATAGAAATGATACTTACGTATGGAGAATTGGTACCTTTTGAAAAGGCAATTTGGTGCCCTATCtttgaaataacaaaatatcggtcgatctatcttttctacgtatattttttacatttactaCCAGCTCTTATAATCGATACATTCTCTTTGTGCAGAGGTAAAAACCCAAG GTTACTCAGAATGTACATTAAAATTCACGAAATGTCAGATCTACTTagttatttttgtataaacgaaaaaacatTTACGAATGAAAGATGGAACGAATTGTTGAGGAAGTTGACGCCCGAAGATCGTGAATTATTCTTTTGTGATATGAAGGATCTCGTTTGGAATACTTATTTTGAAACATACTTCACAGgtgtaagaaaatatattttaaaggatCCTATTGAGACACTCCCACAAGCTCGTATAAAATGGCGAAg GTTTTATTTGATGCATCAAGGATTGAAACTTATTATCGCCTGTGTCCTACTTATCATCACATGGGCTATGATTTACAGACTACTTATAACGTTTGGATCTCTGTAA
- the LOC124957407 gene encoding fatty acyl-CoA reductase wat-like isoform X2, with the protein MIDVVPERGEQEIALSESSLRDATETKYAPVYIQPIEDNYELTPIQKFYSGQSIFITGGTGFIGKLLIEKLLRECPGITCIYLLIRTKKEKSVHQRMKELIENSLFSTLREKLPTFQNRIVPIKGDCTLPNLDISMVDRATLIREVSIIFHVAATVKFNEKIKLATEINVGSVKDIINLSKEMPKLKSVVHVSTAYSNCFHIPLEEKFYDPPIDPDKLINLVDCINEKLLDDITPQLLGKWPNTYVYTKTVAENLIKKRADSIPIGIFRPGIVISTYREPIRGWIDNKNGPIGVTTSVFMGLMRTHYCDGSINVDFVPGDFTTNGIIASAWEIANNRKSNEDIPIYNYISKDNPFTYGRFIEMILTYGELVPFEKAIWCPIFEITKYRSIYLFYVYFLHLLPALIIDTFSLCRGKNPRLLRMYIKIHEMSDLLSYFCINEKTFTNERWNELLRKLTPEDRELFFCDMKDLVWNTYFETYFTGVRKYILKDPIETLPQARIKWRRFYLMHQGLKLIIACVLLIITWAMIYRLLITFGSL; encoded by the exons ATGATAGACGTAGTGCCAGAAAGAGGTGAACAAGAAATAGCCCTATCGGAAAGTTCTTTGAGAGATGCTACGGAAACTAAATATGCGCCTGTATATATTCAACCCATCGAGGATAATTACGAACTTACACCCATTCAAAAATTTTACAGTGGtcaaagtatttttataacaGGTGGAACAGGATTCATAGGAAAGTTATTGATCGAAAAATTGCTAAGAGAATGTCCCGGTATCACTTGCATTTATCTTTTGATAcgcacaaaaaaagaaaaaagtgtacATCAACGCATGAAAGAACTAATCGAAAATTCT TTATTTTCCACTTTGAGAGAGAAACTACCAACATTCCAGAATCGTATAGTCCCAATCAAGGGCGACTGTACCTTGCCGAATCTGGATATCTCAATGGTCGATAGAGCTACATTAATACGCGAGGtctcaattatttttcatgttGCCGCAACCGTTAAGttcaacgagaaaataaaattggcgACAGAAATCAACGTTGGAAGTGTAAAGGACATAATAAATTTGTCCAAAGAAATGCCAAAACTGAAG AGTGTTGTGCATGTATCAACGGCTTATTCGAATTGTTTTCATATTCCACTTGAGGAGAAATTTTATGACCCACCGATAGATCCCGACAAGTTGATAAATTTGGTGGActgtataaatgaaaaattgctCGACGATATTACCCCACA ATTACTCGGAAAATGGCCAAATACTTATGTTTATACGAAAACAGTCGCAGAGAATCTTATAAAAAAGCGTGCTGACTCTATACCGATTGGAATATTTCGTCCAGGAATTG tGATATCCACGTACCGAGAACCTATCCGAGGATGGATCGACAACAAAAACGGACCAATAGGAGTTACAACAAGTGTTTTTATGGGATTAATGCGAACTCACTATTGTGATGGATCGATAAATGTGGACTTCGTGCCTGGAGATTTTACCACCAATGGAATAATCGCTAGCGCATGGGAAATTGCAAATAATCGAAA ATCCAATGAAGATATTCccatttacaattatatatcaaaGGACAATCCATTCACTTACGGCAGATTTATAGAAATGATACTTACGTATGGAGAATTGGTACCTTTTGAAAAGGCAATTTGGTGCCCTATCtttgaaataacaaaatatcggtcgatctatcttttctacgtatattttttacatttactaCCAGCTCTTATAATCGATACATTCTCTTTGTGCAGAGGTAAAAACCCAAG GTTACTCAGAATGTACATTAAAATTCACGAAATGTCAGATCTACTTagttatttttgtataaacgaaaaaacatTTACGAATGAAAGATGGAACGAATTGTTGAGGAAGTTGACGCCCGAAGATCGTGAATTATTCTTTTGTGATATGAAGGATCTCGTTTGGAATACTTATTTTGAAACATACTTCACAGgtgtaagaaaatatattttaaaggatCCTATTGAGACACTCCCACAAGCTCGTATAAAATGGCGAAg GTTTTATTTGATGCATCAAGGATTGAAACTTATTATCGCCTGTGTCCTACTTATCATCACATGGGCTATGATTTACAGACTACTTATAACGTTTGGATCTCTGTAA